A genome region from Myxococcales bacterium includes the following:
- a CDS encoding RidA family protein, producing the protein MPLKMISTENAPKAVGPYSQAVQAGNILFCSGQLPIDPKSGELKLFGGNAAEQAKLVMNNLKEVLAAEGLTFNDVAKTTIFLSDMNNFGAVNEVYASYFGEYKPARACIAVKSLPKNVDVEIEAIAYYG; encoded by the coding sequence ATGCCTCTGAAGATGATATCGACAGAGAATGCCCCGAAGGCCGTCGGCCCCTACAGCCAGGCCGTTCAGGCTGGGAATATTTTATTTTGCTCGGGCCAGCTTCCGATCGACCCGAAGAGCGGAGAGCTTAAACTATTCGGCGGAAATGCCGCTGAACAGGCAAAGCTTGTTATGAACAACTTGAAAGAAGTGCTGGCAGCAGAAGGGCTCACTTTCAACGATGTCGCAAAAACGACCATCTTCCTGTCGGATATGAACAATTTTGGAGCGGTAAACGAGGTCTATGCTTCATATTTTGGAGAATATAAGCCCGCCAGAGCCTGCATTGCGGTGAAAAGCCTGCCCAAAAACGTGGATGTCGAAATAGAAGCGATAGCCTATTACGGCTGA
- the pepT gene encoding peptidase T, translating into MVDRKRLINTFVKYTKIDTTSDPESKTTPSTPGQLDLAKLVLEDLIAAGADDCEMSKGGFIFATIKSNIPHDHPAYGKVPVIGLLSHLDTSFDAPGKDVKARFVENYKGGDIEYPAKPGLKLTPENAPHLKNCIGHTIITSDGTTLLGGDDKAGIAVIVELAHYMKDNNDDLHGDIRIAIIPDEEIGVGTEKLDLKKFGADVAYTIDGGEMGEIDIESFNGFMGKIRVEGFSAFPGYGKGIYLNASQVLAKFISKMDDRRWPQNASGRDPIWWVANLRGEIGHAEMDIYLRDFELEGIEKQKSILAGIKKELLKEFPKAKIDIDIKETYKNYKYELDKDPRVVEYAKEAMKRIGLTPKLNYVRGGNDSCHLCFRGLISTNLFIGMQNMHSLNEWNTVETIEAALKTVISLANVWVERSK; encoded by the coding sequence ATGGTAGATAGAAAGAGGCTGATCAACACGTTTGTCAAATATACCAAGATAGATACTACCTCTGATCCGGAGAGCAAAACTACTCCGAGCACCCCCGGCCAGCTTGATCTCGCAAAGCTCGTGCTTGAAGATTTGATAGCCGCTGGTGCAGATGACTGTGAGATGAGTAAAGGCGGTTTCATCTTCGCAACGATCAAGTCGAATATTCCGCACGATCATCCCGCTTATGGAAAGGTTCCAGTGATAGGCCTGCTTTCACATCTGGACACCTCTTTTGATGCGCCAGGTAAGGACGTCAAGGCCCGCTTTGTGGAAAATTATAAAGGTGGCGATATTGAGTATCCTGCGAAGCCTGGTTTGAAACTTACTCCGGAGAACGCACCGCATCTGAAAAATTGTATAGGTCATACCATCATAACGAGCGATGGGACAACTTTGCTTGGGGGTGATGACAAGGCAGGTATTGCAGTGATAGTTGAACTCGCCCACTACATGAAGGATAACAACGATGACCTGCATGGAGATATCAGGATAGCCATCATCCCTGATGAAGAGATAGGCGTCGGAACGGAAAAACTCGATCTTAAAAAATTCGGTGCGGATGTAGCATACACTATCGACGGCGGAGAAATGGGCGAGATAGACATCGAAAGTTTTAACGGATTTATGGGGAAGATTCGCGTCGAAGGTTTTTCCGCATTTCCAGGATACGGAAAGGGAATATATTTGAACGCGTCACAGGTCCTGGCTAAGTTTATATCGAAAATGGATGATCGTAGATGGCCTCAGAACGCATCAGGAAGAGATCCGATCTGGTGGGTAGCCAATCTCAGGGGCGAAATAGGGCATGCTGAGATGGATATTTATCTAAGGGATTTCGAGCTCGAAGGGATAGAAAAACAGAAGTCCATTCTGGCTGGAATAAAGAAAGAGCTCCTCAAGGAATTTCCGAAAGCCAAGATAGATATCGACATCAAGGAGACATACAAAAATTACAAGTACGAGCTTGATAAGGATCCGCGCGTGGTTGAATACGCCAAAGAGGCGATGAAGAGGATAGGTCTGACGCCGAAACTTAACTATGTTCGCGGCGGCAACGACTCATGTCATCTTTGTTTCAGAGGGCTTATTTCGACAAATCTATTTATAGGAATGCAGAACATGCACAGCCTCAACGAATGGAATACAGTTGAGACTATCGAGGCTGCGTTAAAAACGGTTATATCTTTGGCTAACGTGTGGGTTGAACGTTCGAAGTAG
- a CDS encoding aminopeptidase, protein MVSAEVKFGAKQAIVNCLKVQRGEKMAIITDKDTDYLAATLYDEAKNAGAEVVKFIMENYGSRPDDGSTPLRFPDEIADTLKNCTVSIYVAQGKKGELESFRIPMLKIVEEMKIRHGHMPNFIEAMMGQGMASDYAQIQDVTKKVHDIVSKARKIRVTSRGGSDFTADIDNDKYRWVLCDGNIKPGAWSNLPDGEIFTFPADINGRVVVDGCFGDFFNKKYGDISSTPLTYELKNGRCVKGSVKCANAELKKEFEEYTFNTDENSDRLGEFAIGTNLGLKKLISNLLQDEKFPGVHLALGSPYPDKTGADWTSNAHNDGILRDVTIEVDGKVIMKDSKFTAI, encoded by the coding sequence ATGGTAAGCGCAGAGGTAAAATTCGGCGCCAAACAGGCTATAGTTAACTGTCTCAAGGTTCAGCGTGGTGAAAAGATGGCGATCATAACCGATAAGGACACGGATTATCTCGCTGCTACTCTCTACGATGAGGCAAAAAATGCCGGGGCGGAGGTTGTCAAGTTCATCATGGAAAATTATGGATCGAGACCTGATGACGGCTCGACTCCGCTCAGGTTTCCAGATGAAATTGCCGACACGCTTAAAAATTGTACCGTCAGCATCTACGTCGCTCAGGGTAAGAAGGGGGAACTGGAGAGCTTTAGAATTCCGATGTTGAAGATCGTTGAAGAAATGAAGATACGCCATGGTCATATGCCAAATTTTATAGAGGCGATGATGGGGCAGGGCATGGCATCGGACTACGCCCAGATCCAGGATGTTACGAAAAAAGTTCACGATATAGTTTCCAAAGCAAGGAAGATTCGCGTTACATCTAGAGGCGGCAGCGATTTTACCGCTGATATTGACAATGATAAATACAGATGGGTTCTATGCGATGGCAATATAAAACCCGGGGCATGGAGCAATCTGCCTGATGGTGAAATCTTTACATTTCCGGCTGACATCAACGGCAGGGTTGTAGTCGATGGATGTTTCGGAGACTTTTTCAACAAGAAATACGGCGATATATCTTCAACCCCTCTTACGTATGAGCTTAAAAACGGACGTTGTGTGAAGGGGAGCGTTAAATGTGCCAATGCAGAGCTTAAAAAGGAATTCGAAGAATACACCTTCAACACCGACGAAAATTCAGACAGGCTCGGAGAGTTTGCGATCGGGACCAACCTTGGCTTGAAGAAGCTGATATCCAACCTTCTTCAGGATGAAAAATTTCCGGGAGTCCATCTTGCTCTGGGCAGCCCCTATCCTGATAAGACTGGAGCCGACTGGACGAGCAATGCACATAACGATGGAATTCTCAGGGATGTTACGATCGAAGTTGATGGTAAGGTAATAATGAAGGACAGTAAATTCACTGCGATATAA
- a CDS encoding oligopeptide transporter, OPT family — protein MQVSSGKSGLPANAYTELKPGEVYTPIVGANDNVKELTFRAIFMGILMAILFSGAAAYLGLKIAQVFEAAIPIAILAVGLGQLFRRKSTILENVVIQSIGAASGLVVAGAIFTLPALFILGLDAHVNLMQIFLAATMGGIIGVIYLVPLRRYFVSDQHGKLPFPEATATTEVLVAGEKGGAQAKILAVAMAIGGLYDFLVLAMHSWAEEFTTAMIGFMAPLTDKVKAVFTINTGAAVLGLGYIVGLRYALIIACGSMLSWFIFVPFFNYLGGFIPVAIPPAAEGTTIASMSAHQIFGNYVRYIGIGGIFAAGLIGIIKAMPIIVQAFTKGFREAFESRRGREGETKVERTQRDIPMPVILLMLLALIVGSWIFFRYSVLDDQVNPSSLSLVALAVVFLVSFLFTTVSARAIAIVGINPVSGMTIITLILSCVILVAAGLSGPQGMMAALLIGGMVCTSLSMAGGLITDLKVGYWIGSTPSRQQWCKILGTLFAAATVAAVIIMLNRVDGFVVSELHPKPLPAPQANAMAAIIKGVMSAQGAPWLLYGIGAVIAIIMELLGIAPLAFALGMYIPMAYNMPVLLGAIIAHFVQKSAKGDTGLANVRRERGTLIASGFIAGGALMGVIGSVIRFIETSYEVNILPSFHNDGVFGNWLGAVMLCVLCVYVYTDAKRAKKESA, from the coding sequence ATGCAGGTCTCAAGCGGAAAGTCCGGGTTGCCGGCAAATGCGTACACCGAGCTAAAGCCCGGTGAAGTTTACACGCCGATAGTCGGTGCGAACGACAATGTGAAAGAGCTCACCTTCAGGGCTATCTTCATGGGTATCCTGATGGCGATCCTGTTTTCGGGCGCTGCAGCCTATCTTGGTCTCAAGATCGCTCAGGTATTTGAGGCTGCGATACCGATAGCGATTCTGGCGGTTGGCCTTGGTCAGCTGTTCAGGCGAAAATCCACGATACTTGAAAACGTGGTAATACAGTCGATCGGCGCCGCCTCGGGGCTGGTTGTTGCCGGGGCTATCTTCACGCTCCCCGCGCTCTTCATACTGGGGTTGGATGCACATGTGAACCTGATGCAGATTTTCCTCGCTGCTACTATGGGCGGCATCATAGGCGTCATCTATCTGGTCCCGCTTCGCAGATATTTTGTCTCCGATCAGCACGGCAAGCTCCCCTTTCCAGAAGCCACTGCGACGACCGAGGTTCTCGTCGCCGGGGAGAAGGGCGGCGCTCAGGCCAAGATCCTCGCAGTCGCGATGGCGATCGGCGGCCTATACGATTTTCTGGTACTTGCTATGCATTCATGGGCCGAGGAATTTACGACGGCTATGATAGGTTTCATGGCTCCTTTGACCGACAAGGTTAAGGCTGTTTTTACCATCAATACCGGGGCTGCCGTTCTCGGGCTTGGATACATAGTCGGATTGCGCTACGCCCTTATCATCGCCTGCGGTTCGATGCTGTCATGGTTCATCTTCGTACCGTTTTTCAACTACCTCGGCGGCTTCATCCCCGTTGCGATTCCCCCTGCGGCGGAGGGAACGACGATTGCCTCGATGAGCGCTCACCAGATCTTTGGAAACTACGTCAGATACATAGGTATCGGTGGAATTTTCGCGGCAGGCCTCATCGGAATAATAAAAGCCATGCCGATAATAGTCCAGGCCTTCACGAAGGGCTTCAGAGAGGCCTTCGAGTCCAGAAGGGGGCGTGAAGGGGAGACGAAGGTAGAGAGAACGCAGAGAGATATACCTATGCCGGTCATCCTTCTTATGCTGCTCGCTCTAATCGTAGGATCTTGGATATTCTTCAGATATTCCGTCCTTGACGATCAGGTAAATCCCTCCTCACTCAGCTTGGTAGCTCTTGCGGTGGTCTTCCTGGTCTCGTTTCTCTTTACCACGGTTTCTGCGAGGGCGATTGCCATCGTGGGAATCAACCCCGTCTCCGGTATGACGATAATAACGCTGATTCTTTCCTGCGTTATCCTGGTGGCTGCGGGGCTCTCCGGTCCGCAGGGGATGATGGCGGCGCTTCTCATCGGAGGCATGGTCTGCACATCTCTTTCTATGGCCGGCGGACTTATCACCGACCTGAAGGTCGGGTACTGGATAGGCTCTACGCCATCCAGACAGCAATGGTGCAAGATTTTAGGAACGCTTTTTGCTGCGGCAACAGTTGCAGCGGTCATAATAATGCTGAATCGCGTCGATGGTTTTGTTGTCTCCGAACTGCATCCGAAACCGCTTCCTGCTCCGCAGGCAAACGCCATGGCCGCAATCATAAAGGGCGTCATGTCAGCTCAGGGCGCTCCGTGGCTGCTCTACGGAATAGGCGCAGTAATCGCCATCATCATGGAGCTCCTTGGCATAGCACCTCTGGCGTTCGCTCTGGGTATGTACATACCTATGGCATACAACATGCCGGTTCTTCTCGGTGCTATAATCGCCCACTTCGTTCAGAAGAGTGCGAAGGGCGACACGGGCCTCGCAAACGTCAGGCGTGAGAGAGGAACTCTCATCGCATCCGGTTTTATCGCAGGTGGAGCTCTAATGGGTGTTATTGGTTCAGTGATCAGATTTATAGAGACGAGCTACGAAGTAAACATCCTTCCGAGCTTCCACAACGATGGAGTTTTCGGGAACTGGCTCGGTGCGGTCATGCTTTGCGTCCTTTGCGTCTATGTTTATACGGATGCGAAGAGGGCGAAGAAGGAATCGGCCTAA